The following proteins are encoded in a genomic region of Coregonus clupeaformis isolate EN_2021a unplaced genomic scaffold, ASM2061545v1 scaf1024, whole genome shotgun sequence:
- the LOC121561809 gene encoding uncharacterized protein LOC121561809, with protein sequence MDSHTELNRTQRRRALEELRRQLTMERLATLRASNPVIPLATDLDIVEAAKQEQEEDSLDSRLEEEEEEDVGCEDDSCHCQAVILRLQKAVQERDEALTKSGETIQSVREDNLKLTSELNRARKRYGLLRRQTARSAKRSRFQAEQSPPGSDTEQEELHQDQATGSGSRTEEATASGSSSQIPLPGSALSVFMEGFRKTCEGPNPNDKLKENCDAKFKRVQQFVMYMAKDEIYPSTLAFLKNHDKMRRWVQTLQKNKDITTVTNYTLTIGAFLQYAEETPPPGCRLTRNQWSGINRVMKGAASPGQGQKCTPERRQGKFGQLHAPRHPDGRQLRSVPSQRNQCPPRGGVESGRYHGRLREPSLPSRRERTTPPPSGAPPLKRPRCSTRSLPRPEHHP encoded by the exons ATGGACTCGCACACAGAACTCAACAGAACGCAGAGGAGACGGGCTTTGGAGGAGCTCAGGAGACAGCTGACCATGGAGCGGCTGGCCACGCTGAGGGCATCCAACCCTGTCATCCCACTGGCCACCGATTTAGACATTGTGGAAGCTGCAAAGCAAGAACAGGAGGAGGACTCTTTAGATTCACggctagaggaagaggaagaggaggacgtgGGCTGCGAAGATGATTCCTGCCACTGCCAAGCGGTGATCCTGAGGCTGCAGAAAGCTGTGCAAGAGAGGGACGAGGCCCTGACCAAGAGCGGCGAGACCATCCAATCCGTTAGAGAGGACAACCTGAAGCTGACCTCTGAACTGAACAGAGCCAGGAAGAGGTACGGGCTACTGAGAAGGCAGACGGCGAGGTCAGCAAAGAGGTCCAGGTTTCAGGCCGAGCAGTCTCCTCCTGGGTCAGACACGGAACAAGAGGAACTGCACCAGGACCAAGCCACGGGTTCAGGGTCCCGGACAGAGGAGGCCACGGCGTCCGGATCTAGCAGCCAAATTCCCCTCCCGGGCTCTGCTCTGA GTGTGTTTATGGAGGGATTCAGGAAGACCTGTGAGGGCCCCAATCCAAACGATAAGCTGAAGGAAAATTGTGACGCGAAGTTCAAGAGGGTTCAGCAATTTGTGATGTACATGGCAAAGGACGAGATTTACCCTTCCACTCTCGCTTTCCTGAAAAACCATGACAAGATGAGGAG atgGGTTCAGACCCTTCAGAAGAACAAGGACATCACCACGGTCACCAACTACACCTTGACTATCGGTGCATTTCTTCAATACGCCGAGGAGACCCCCCCACCTGGCTGCCGGCTGACCAGAAACCAATGGAGTGGGATCAACCGGGTGATGAAGGGAGCAGCTTCACCAGGCCAAG GTCAAAAATGTACTCCAGAACGCCGACAGGGAAAGTTTGGCCAACTTCATGCGCCACGACATCCAGATGGCAGACAACTTAGATCCGTCCCAAGCCAGCGAAACCAGTGCCCTCCTCGAGGCGGCGTTGAAAGTGGAAGATACCACGGTCGGCTCAGAGAACCATCCCTCCCCTCCAGGCGAGAGAGGACGACTCCCCCTCCGAGCGGAGCACCACCCCTGaagagaccaaggtgcagcaccaggagtctgccacgtccggagcaccacccctga